A genomic segment from Cyanobium sp. NIES-981 encodes:
- a CDS encoding glycosyltransferase family 4 protein, whose amino-acid sequence MPPSVPPLLSVTAAAALLSSALLALLLPLLGRWLPDQPNPRSAHRRVTPRGGGIVFALVGSGGALLLGSGMPSLCLPLALVGLADDRRSLAPALRLLAQLATALVLVWAGQPPTMALALLLATAAAALINLTNFMDGLDGLVAGCLVVLLATAAGSQPGLWPLVGALIGFLPWNWSPARLFMGDAGSTYLGAVFAGAVLQAPGWPAALALLLVATPLLADAGLCLLRRLLAGHRLWQAHRLHLYQRLQQAGWGHGRVAALYIGVTAALALADRLGGWPWLLPLAAGALLLGLVLERRVAVPFAATSTVGAPPQPPGWR is encoded by the coding sequence GCTGCCCGACCAGCCCAACCCCCGCAGTGCCCACCGGCGCGTCACCCCCCGCGGCGGCGGCATCGTGTTTGCCCTGGTGGGCAGCGGTGGCGCCCTGCTGCTGGGCAGCGGCATGCCCTCCCTCTGCCTCCCCCTGGCCCTGGTGGGCCTCGCCGACGACCGTCGCTCCCTGGCCCCGGCCCTGCGCCTGCTGGCCCAGCTGGCCACCGCCCTGGTGCTGGTGTGGGCGGGGCAGCCGCCCACCATGGCGCTGGCGCTGCTGCTCGCCACCGCTGCCGCAGCCCTGATCAACCTCACCAACTTCATGGATGGCCTCGACGGCCTGGTGGCCGGCTGCCTGGTGGTGCTGCTGGCCACCGCCGCCGGCTCGCAGCCAGGGCTGTGGCCCCTGGTGGGCGCGCTGATCGGCTTCCTGCCCTGGAACTGGAGCCCGGCCCGCCTGTTCATGGGTGATGCGGGCAGCACCTATCTCGGGGCGGTGTTCGCCGGAGCCGTGCTGCAGGCGCCGGGCTGGCCGGCCGCGCTGGCCCTGCTGCTGGTGGCCACCCCTCTGCTGGCCGATGCCGGCCTCTGCCTGCTGCGCCGACTCCTGGCCGGCCACCGCCTCTGGCAGGCCCATCGGCTCCACCTCTACCAGCGCCTGCAGCAGGCCGGTTGGGGCCACGGCCGCGTCGCTGCCCTCTACATCGGCGTCACCGCTGCGCTGGCCCTGGCCGATCGGCTGGGCGGCTGGCCCTGGCTGCTCCCCCTGGCGGCTGGCGCGCTCCTGCTCGGACTCGTGCTGGAGCGCAGGGTGGCCGTGCCCTTCGCCGCCACGTCTACCGTGGGCGCCCCACCGCAGCCACCCGGGTGGCGCTGA